Proteins encoded in a region of the Halioglobus maricola genome:
- a CDS encoding enoyl-CoA hydratase/isomerase family protein yields MSESLLFKLEGPVAIISVNDAPRNRMTLDFIDELETLVNDIANDDGIRAVVITAEGLENFSVGMNLKQLPEGIQRAGDPETFFDQRLRLIAAIENMGKPWIATLFGYCLGAGLELPLGCHFRLAAEEGAQIGLPEMDLGTVPAWGGSARLSKCVGRNHALDLILRGKKISGPEALRIGLVHEVWPLQELKQRAIDLAQELAAQPAAAVKGVMDVVIGSEDRDLADLLKAERAAVMGTFGTPDQQEGMLAFLEKRKPVFNQG; encoded by the coding sequence ATGAGTGAATCACTGCTGTTCAAGCTGGAAGGCCCCGTCGCGATCATCTCTGTCAATGACGCGCCTCGCAATCGCATGACCCTGGACTTCATTGACGAACTGGAAACCCTGGTAAACGATATCGCCAACGACGACGGCATACGCGCAGTGGTTATCACTGCGGAAGGGCTGGAAAACTTCTCAGTCGGTATGAACCTTAAACAGCTTCCTGAAGGTATCCAGCGGGCGGGCGATCCCGAGACGTTCTTCGACCAGCGCCTGCGACTGATTGCGGCTATCGAGAACATGGGTAAGCCCTGGATCGCCACCCTCTTCGGCTATTGTCTGGGAGCCGGCCTGGAACTACCTCTGGGCTGCCACTTCCGCCTGGCAGCGGAAGAAGGCGCGCAAATTGGCCTGCCGGAAATGGACCTGGGCACAGTGCCTGCCTGGGGCGGCAGCGCTCGCCTGAGCAAATGCGTCGGGCGTAATCACGCTCTGGACCTGATTTTGCGCGGGAAAAAAATCTCCGGGCCGGAAGCCTTGCGCATCGGTCTCGTACATGAGGTTTGGCCACTGCAAGAGCTTAAGCAGCGTGCCATAGATCTGGCGCAAGAACTGGCGGCGCAACCTGCCGCAGCGGTAAAAGGTGTAATGGACGTGGTGATTGGCAGTGAAGATCGCGATCTGGCGGACTTGCTCAAAGCCGAACGGGCAGCCGTAATGGGCACCTTCGGCACGCCCGACCAGCAGGAGGGCATGCTCGCCTTTCTGGAAAAACGTAAACCTGTCTTTAATCAGGGCTAG
- a CDS encoding MBL fold metallo-hydrolase: protein MKKIIVVLVSLAVLTVIAYSQRASIATILLEKGLETAMGADKIADLEDGLHLALCGAGGPLPAPNASGPCVAVIAGKQLFVVDAGTDSPRNLGRMGYQQGFVQAVFLTHFHSDHIDGLGELSTLRWAGGDVSAPLPVYGPNGVEQIVDGFNAAYAQDFTYRHEHHGDTVAPMSAAGMQAMPFDKPAMGELALVYEGEGVKVEALAVDHSPVEPAVGYLFTYKGRSILISGDTTKQANIEHFAQGVDLLVHEALAPNLVNMMNDAATKQGNKIIAKITYDILDYHASPVEAAETARDAGVGHLLYYHIVPPLIIPGQTALFLNGAEDIFPNYTVGQDGVSFTLPANSDEIKLTQKGL, encoded by the coding sequence ATGAAGAAGATCATTGTAGTACTTGTTAGTTTGGCCGTGTTGACTGTCATCGCTTATAGCCAGCGAGCCAGCATCGCAACGATCCTGCTGGAGAAAGGCCTTGAGACGGCCATGGGCGCCGACAAAATCGCGGACCTGGAGGATGGCCTACACCTGGCATTGTGTGGCGCCGGCGGCCCTCTGCCTGCCCCCAACGCCTCTGGGCCCTGTGTTGCAGTGATTGCCGGCAAGCAGCTTTTCGTGGTGGACGCGGGCACCGACAGTCCTCGCAACCTCGGCCGAATGGGATACCAACAAGGTTTCGTACAAGCCGTGTTCCTCACCCACTTTCACTCAGATCACATCGATGGGCTCGGTGAATTGAGCACGCTGCGCTGGGCTGGCGGCGATGTCAGCGCCCCTTTGCCTGTCTATGGACCGAACGGTGTCGAGCAAATCGTCGACGGCTTCAACGCCGCTTATGCACAAGATTTTACTTATCGACACGAGCATCACGGCGACACAGTCGCGCCAATGAGCGCTGCGGGCATGCAAGCCATGCCCTTTGACAAACCCGCCATGGGTGAGCTGGCATTGGTATATGAAGGCGAAGGCGTCAAGGTAGAAGCCTTGGCAGTCGACCACTCCCCGGTAGAACCCGCTGTGGGATATCTCTTCACCTACAAGGGGCGCTCAATACTGATTTCTGGCGATACGACCAAGCAGGCCAATATCGAACATTTCGCTCAAGGTGTTGATCTGCTGGTCCACGAGGCTCTGGCCCCCAATCTAGTCAACATGATGAATGACGCCGCGACCAAGCAAGGCAACAAAATCATCGCCAAAATCACCTACGACATTCTGGACTACCACGCGAGCCCGGTGGAAGCGGCAGAGACGGCACGAGACGCGGGTGTTGGACATTTGCTGTACTACCACATCGTGCCGCCGCTGATTATTCCAGGGCAGACAGCACTGTTTCTGAATGGCGCAGAAGATATTTTCCCGAACTACACCGTCGGTCAAGATGGCGTCAGCTTCACCCTCCCCGCCAATAGCGATGAGATCAAACTGACCCAAAAAGGTTTGTAG
- a CDS encoding DsbA family protein, producing the protein MAEQFKDQGGLASMDPSPFVRWMSSRVVGRICNSRRVQKQRQKVERARVKAGEGHVVEYFHQTDDGYSHLTAQILQQLCQRYDIELVCHLVRGPLGKNSAEPELLLQLSRYDAFHVGPEYGLQFPEHPQPLDQSQVDLATSVLAAQEAEGFIECAAYVGDALWSGDTARLQSLADSLGRASDNEREACLDAGTARRTELKHYSGAMFYYSGEWYWGVDRLYHLEKRLAQLGADREPGGELLVPRPDAKAGPLKDNGSLTLEIYPSLRSPYSAIVFDRAVKLANDSGVTLSVRPVLPMVMRGVPATREKGLYIFSDTVREAEEAGVPYGNFYDPIGDPVRRCYSLYPWACEQGKGNELLSSFLSAAFAQGINTNNDRGLRKVVEAAGLSWSEAQEHLGQPGWEEVVEVNRLAMYDAGLWGVPSLRLLDEQGEQLLALWGQDRLWLFAREIQRQLEQR; encoded by the coding sequence ATGGCGGAGCAATTCAAGGATCAGGGAGGGCTTGCCTCCATGGACCCCAGTCCTTTCGTGCGCTGGATGAGTTCGCGCGTCGTCGGGCGGATCTGCAATTCCCGGCGCGTTCAAAAACAGCGGCAGAAAGTGGAGCGTGCTCGAGTCAAGGCGGGCGAGGGGCATGTGGTGGAGTACTTCCATCAGACGGACGATGGTTATAGCCACCTGACCGCGCAGATACTCCAGCAGTTGTGCCAGCGCTACGATATTGAACTTGTGTGCCACCTGGTGCGTGGGCCCCTGGGCAAAAACTCAGCCGAGCCTGAGCTGCTGCTACAGCTGTCGCGCTATGACGCCTTTCATGTGGGGCCAGAATATGGCCTGCAGTTTCCCGAGCACCCCCAGCCTTTGGATCAGAGCCAGGTGGATTTGGCGACATCAGTGTTGGCAGCACAAGAGGCCGAGGGCTTCATCGAGTGCGCAGCCTATGTTGGCGACGCGCTCTGGTCCGGCGATACGGCGCGGCTTCAAAGCCTGGCCGATAGCCTGGGCCGTGCCAGCGACAACGAACGTGAAGCGTGCCTGGACGCAGGTACTGCCCGGCGTACCGAGCTAAAACACTATTCGGGAGCGATGTTTTACTACAGCGGCGAATGGTACTGGGGCGTCGATCGTCTCTACCATCTGGAAAAGCGTCTTGCGCAACTAGGTGCCGATCGCGAGCCTGGTGGGGAGCTACTGGTGCCTCGTCCTGATGCGAAAGCAGGGCCGCTAAAAGACAACGGTAGTCTCACGCTCGAAATCTATCCTTCATTACGCAGCCCATACAGTGCGATTGTGTTTGATCGCGCAGTGAAGCTAGCCAATGATTCTGGCGTAACGCTATCGGTGCGTCCCGTGTTGCCCATGGTGATGCGCGGCGTGCCTGCCACGCGGGAAAAAGGCCTGTATATTTTCTCGGATACCGTGCGGGAGGCGGAAGAGGCTGGTGTGCCCTACGGCAATTTTTACGATCCGATTGGCGACCCAGTGCGGCGCTGCTATTCCCTTTATCCCTGGGCCTGCGAGCAGGGCAAGGGTAATGAGCTCCTGTCTAGTTTCCTCAGTGCGGCGTTTGCGCAGGGTATCAACACGAACAACGATCGAGGCCTGCGCAAAGTTGTGGAAGCTGCGGGGCTCAGCTGGTCCGAGGCGCAAGAACATCTCGGTCAGCCGGGTTGGGAGGAGGTCGTAGAGGTAAATCGTCTGGCTATGTATGACGCAGGCCTCTGGGGCGTGCCCAGTTTGCGCTTATTGGACGAACAGGGCGAGCAGCTTCTGGCGCTCTGGGGGCAGGATCGACTGTGGCTGTTTGCCCGTGAAATCCAACGCCAGTTAGAGCAAAGGTAA
- a CDS encoding diguanylate phosphodiesterase — MDQLLSHARKRNEALGITGMLLYAEGDFFQVIEGHPDTVEELFKKISADERHGKVTVIIREPIAQRSFADWTMGYADLSAEEAESAIGVNDFFSKGNSLGDLTEGRAKKLLSAFKQGRWRSQIHGKKSPSATPARRESTSKPDAPAFSYAFQPIVNASTGNIFSYEALVRGPNNEPAGEVLGKLTGSDQYKFDEHSRTLAIEMAAKLGIDTRLNLNMMPRSIEFSSTALTSVVETAKEVGIEPNRIVLEILENEIINNVDRFREEVESYRIHGINFAIDDFGAGYAGLNLLADFQPDIIKLDMALVRGIESNGPRQAIVRGLTRTCMDLGIDIIAEGIETQDEFLWLRNEGVELFQGLLLAGPAFEQLAVSFSLPEQ; from the coding sequence ATGGATCAATTGCTCAGTCATGCTCGAAAACGTAATGAGGCGCTCGGGATCACAGGCATGTTGCTCTACGCTGAAGGCGACTTTTTCCAGGTCATTGAGGGCCACCCCGATACAGTAGAAGAACTCTTCAAAAAAATAAGCGCAGACGAACGTCATGGCAAGGTGACAGTCATTATCCGTGAACCTATAGCACAGCGCTCATTCGCTGACTGGACCATGGGGTATGCGGATCTCTCCGCAGAAGAGGCTGAATCTGCCATCGGAGTGAATGATTTTTTCAGCAAGGGCAACTCACTCGGTGATCTCACTGAAGGGCGCGCAAAGAAACTCTTGAGCGCCTTCAAGCAGGGCCGTTGGCGAAGTCAGATACACGGCAAGAAAAGCCCATCAGCAACGCCAGCCAGGCGCGAATCAACAAGCAAGCCCGACGCACCTGCGTTTTCATATGCGTTCCAACCCATAGTGAATGCTTCAACCGGCAACATTTTCTCATATGAAGCATTGGTACGTGGCCCAAACAACGAACCGGCCGGAGAAGTACTTGGAAAGCTCACGGGGTCAGATCAATACAAATTCGATGAGCACAGCCGCACTTTGGCTATCGAGATGGCTGCGAAACTGGGTATTGATACCAGGTTAAACCTCAACATGATGCCGCGATCTATAGAATTTTCTTCAACAGCTCTCACCTCTGTCGTTGAAACAGCGAAAGAAGTGGGTATCGAGCCAAATCGAATCGTGCTCGAAATTCTCGAGAATGAGATCATCAACAACGTTGATCGCTTCCGCGAAGAGGTCGAGTCATACCGAATTCACGGAATTAACTTTGCGATCGATGATTTCGGCGCTGGCTACGCTGGCCTTAACCTGCTGGCCGACTTCCAACCTGACATCATCAAGCTGGACATGGCTCTCGTAAGAGGCATTGAAAGCAACGGACCTCGCCAGGCCATAGTGCGCGGCCTAACCCGAACCTGCATGGATCTCGGCATCGATATCATCGCGGAAGGCATTGAAACACAAGACGAATTCCTGTGGCTCAGAAACGAGGGTGTTGAACTATTTCAGGGGCTTCTTCTGGCTGGGCCAGCATTCGAGCAGCTAGCGGTATCCTTCAGCCTTCCCGAGCAATGA
- a CDS encoding BLUF domain-containing protein, with protein METLNWGIVRSITSVSENNNEIAGLTGVLLASRTHFLQVIEGNFEDVNAAFQRICKDERHSELCIIGYSIIDARLFGGWGMRGIGAFDFNQKIESELVEKYGEEEGGIHFPLEEWQALAMISDIKMIRDLPEWKK; from the coding sequence GTGGAAACTCTGAACTGGGGGATCGTGCGCAGCATCACCAGTGTCAGTGAAAATAATAATGAAATCGCGGGTCTCACCGGTGTTTTGCTTGCCAGCAGAACACATTTTCTACAGGTTATTGAAGGTAATTTTGAAGACGTTAACGCTGCTTTTCAGCGTATATGCAAAGATGAAAGGCACTCGGAGCTTTGTATCATTGGATACAGCATCATCGATGCTCGTCTCTTCGGTGGGTGGGGTATGCGCGGGATAGGTGCCTTTGATTTTAACCAGAAGATAGAGAGTGAACTGGTTGAGAAGTATGGGGAAGAAGAAGGCGGTATTCACTTCCCGTTGGAGGAATGGCAGGCGCTGGCGATGATCAGCGATATCAAGATGATTCGCGACCTTCCGGAATGGAAGAAATAA
- a CDS encoding histidine phosphatase family protein, with translation MDIYLVRHGEAATDWGKSSDPGLSELGREQARDTATDLLTLLPDNVSLLSSPLLRARETAQALAELMDKPVVVDDTYREIPARVALTERKAWLGAFMAGEWSDQPDYLIAWRDALHQELALLPNTTVIFSHFLAINAIVGKLTDRSETVCFYPDNASVTHFKISNGQLELASLGQQMQTVVN, from the coding sequence ATGGATATCTATCTAGTTCGGCATGGAGAGGCAGCGACGGATTGGGGCAAGTCTTCCGACCCTGGGCTTAGCGAGCTGGGCAGGGAGCAGGCCAGAGACACAGCTACAGATTTGTTGACGCTACTTCCGGATAATGTGAGCCTGCTTAGCAGCCCACTGCTGCGCGCCCGGGAAACGGCACAGGCTTTGGCTGAACTGATGGATAAGCCTGTGGTTGTCGACGATACCTATCGCGAAATTCCCGCTCGCGTAGCGTTGACAGAGCGCAAGGCCTGGCTTGGTGCATTTATGGCGGGGGAGTGGAGTGATCAACCAGACTACTTAATCGCCTGGAGAGATGCGCTACACCAAGAGCTTGCCTTGCTACCCAACACTACGGTCATTTTTAGCCATTTTCTTGCCATCAATGCCATCGTCGGCAAGTTGACCGATCGCTCGGAAACGGTCTGCTTCTATCCCGACAATGCTTCCGTAACACATTTTAAAATATCCAACGGCCAGCTAGAACTGGCATCCCTGGGCCAGCAAATGCAGACCGTGGTCAACTAG
- a CDS encoding glutathione S-transferase family protein, protein MIKIYGVHGSPFVRKVLIALDYKGIPYEIIPQMPFSGDKEYLKINPLGKIPTLVDGELTLGDSKVICRYIESAYPEPALYPTGTADKAMADWFEDLCGGAVAEMAAGIFFQRFMRPFAFKQEPDEELVAKIIEKRLPPMLDYLEGKLPEKGFLFGNFTMADLSIVSPFINASYAGYEVDPSRWPRMAGLITAVREVSEVKSVLEKEAKALGLG, encoded by the coding sequence ATGATTAAAATCTATGGCGTACATGGGTCGCCATTCGTGCGGAAAGTACTTATTGCCCTCGACTACAAGGGCATACCCTATGAAATCATCCCGCAGATGCCTTTTTCCGGCGACAAGGAATACCTCAAGATTAACCCACTGGGTAAGATCCCCACACTGGTGGATGGTGAGCTGACGCTAGGGGATTCCAAGGTGATCTGCCGCTATATCGAAAGTGCCTATCCAGAGCCGGCTTTGTACCCTACCGGCACTGCAGACAAGGCCATGGCAGACTGGTTCGAAGATCTATGCGGTGGAGCTGTAGCGGAGATGGCCGCTGGTATTTTTTTCCAACGCTTCATGCGGCCCTTCGCATTCAAACAAGAGCCTGACGAGGAACTGGTTGCCAAAATTATCGAAAAACGTCTACCTCCGATGCTCGACTACCTGGAGGGCAAGCTTCCTGAAAAGGGCTTCCTGTTCGGCAACTTCACCATGGCAGACCTGAGCATCGTCAGCCCCTTTATCAATGCCTCCTATGCAGGCTACGAAGTAGACCCCTCTCGCTGGCCGCGCATGGCGGGCCTGATCACAGCTGTGCGGGAAGTATCCGAAGTGAAATCTGTCCTCGAAAAAGAAGCCAAGGCGTTGGGACTAGGATAG